The Chitinophaga lutea genome contains the following window.
GGGCTGTTCAACATCTTCTCATACTCATAATGTTCACCAAACTGCGTATGCTTCGCTTTTTCCATGAGCCGGCGCAATACCTGCAACTGGTATTGGCGTGGCGTCCCTAACTTAAACGTGAACTGTTTTCGGATGCGAAGGGATCTGGAAATCAGGTTACCAATGATGGCCATTAATTGCGTTTCTGGTTTTAAAAAGCAAAAATAGTTAATTCGTTTGGAATTGGGGGGAAGTTGGCTAAGCTTCGTACCTTTGCGCCATGTTGAAAACTACCTTACTCAAAGCTACGCAAGCCGGTGCAAAGGTTTTACAGGAATATTTTAACGGTACTTTCACAGTTTCCCATAAATCTACGGTAAACGACCTGGTTACGGAGGCCGATAAAGCCGCGGAAACTGCCATTATCAATGTTATCCGGGAAGATTACCCTGACCACCAGATCCTCAGCGAAGAAGCCGGGGAAATAAAAATGGACTCTTCGATCAAATGGATCATCGACCCGATCGACGGGACGGTGAATTTCGCCCATGGCGTTCCCCTCTGCTGCGTGAGCATCGGGGTGGAGCAGGATGGAGAAATGATACTCGGCGCGGTATACAACCCGCTGATGAACGAGCTGTTCTTTGCTCAGAAGGGCTTCGGCGCCACGCTGAACGACCGCCGCATCAGCGTTTCCTCCAAAACCAATGTTTCCAACGCCTTTATGGTGACCGGTTTCCCTTACCTCTGGGAAGAGGAGCAGCCGAACCATGCCCTGGTGACCCTGGAGCGCTTCCTGAAGCAGGGCCTGCCGGTACGCCGCCTGGGCTCAGCCGCTATCGACCTTTGCTGGGTGGCCTGCGGGCGTTTCGACGCCTTCTGGGAACACCACCTCAACGCCTGGGACTCCGCCGCAGGGTACCTCATCGTACAGGAAGCCGGCGGTAAGGTGACGGACTTCAAAGGCAACACCTATTCCCCCTACCAGAAACAAATACTGGCCACCAACGGCCACCTGCATAACGACCTGCTGAAAGAGATCAACAGATAACGACATATGGAAGAAAGAACTGAAATAAACGACCTGGGAGAGTTCGGGCTGATCGACTA
Protein-coding sequences here:
- a CDS encoding inositol monophosphatase family protein, with translation MLKTTLLKATQAGAKVLQEYFNGTFTVSHKSTVNDLVTEADKAAETAIINVIREDYPDHQILSEEAGEIKMDSSIKWIIDPIDGTVNFAHGVPLCCVSIGVEQDGEMILGAVYNPLMNELFFAQKGFGATLNDRRISVSSKTNVSNAFMVTGFPYLWEEEQPNHALVTLERFLKQGLPVRRLGSAAIDLCWVACGRFDAFWEHHLNAWDSAAGYLIVQEAGGKVTDFKGNTYSPYQKQILATNGHLHNDLLKEINR